Sequence from the Cyanobacteriota bacterium genome:
CTCCAGTGCGATAGCCCTGCTCCAAGACGGTAGTTACAGCCTGTTCAAGCCGATCGGCAGCGGCTGGCTGATTGAGGCCGTAGCGCAACATCATGGCTGCACTCAGTACCTGCGCTAGGGGATTAGCTTTGTCTTGACCGGCGATGTCAGGAGCAGAACCATGTACAGGCTCAAATACCCCAGGGCCAGAGGCACCTAAGCTTGCAGATGGTAACATGCCAATGCTGCCCGTAAGCATGGCGGCTTCGTCTGAAAGGATATCGCCAAATAGGTTGCCTGTAACAATTGTGTCAAATTGTCGAGGATTGCGGACTAGCTGCATGGCGGCATTGTCTACATAGAGGTGAGTTAACGTAACGTCAGGATAGTCAGCCGCTAACTGAGTAATCCGATCGCGCCAGAGTTGAGATACCTCCAACACATTTGCCTTGTCTACGGAGCAAAGGTGGCCCCGTCGCTTGCGGGCCGTCTCAAAGGCGACTCGACCAATGCGATCAACCTCTGTTTCAGTGTAGGCCATGGTATTCACACCCCGCTTTTCCCCCGATTCCGTGGCAAAAATACCCTTGGGTTGCCCAAAGTAAATGCCCCCTGTTAGTTCTCGCACCACCATAATGTCTACGCCTTCAATCACTTCGCGCTTGAGGGTAGAACTATCGATTAACTGGGGCAAAATTTTGGCAGGACGCAGATTAGCGAACAAGCCTAGACCCGCTCGCAGACCCAACAAGCCAGTTTCTGGGCGTTGGTGGCGGGGCAAATTGTCCCACTGGTAACCGCCGATCGCCGCTAGCAACACCGCATCACTTTGACGGCATAGCTCCAAAGTTTCTGGTGGCAACGGATTGCCAGTAGCATCAATGGCACACCCACCGATCAATGCATCGTGAAACTCAAAGGTTAAATTAGCCTGTTGGCCGACTTGCTTCAAGGCATCAACAGCCACGGCCATAATCTCTGGGCCAATGCCGTCGCCAGGAAGGAGCGTAATGCGATAGTGCTGGGTCATTCTCTTAACCTATGGGTATTAATGGATCCTGAATGTTGGAAATATCTGTATCTATTTATGCCTAATGTACTCATAGACATTTAGATACTGATCACCGGGGTTTTTCCAGGAATAGTCGTAAGCCATACCTTGGATGGCAAGCTGTTGAAATTCCTTGGGGCTTTGATACCAGAGATCGATCGCCCGCCCCATGGCTGATTCCAAGGCATGGGCATCGGTCTGGAAGAAGACATAGCCATTACGTGCTTCTGGCTCGTGTTCTTGGTCATAGTCGCGATCGAACACAGTGCTAACCAAGCCACCTACGCCCCGAACAACGGGTACTGTGCCATAGCGCAACCCAATCATTTGCGTTAGGCCACAAGGCTCAAAGTTACTAGGGACAACGATGATATCGGCTCCTGCATAAATCAAGTGGGATAACTCTTCATTGAAGCTTAGTTCCAAGTGGCAATCAGGGTTGTCGTTCAAGTGCCGTTTTTCATGCCAGAACCAGTTGTTAATACTGGCTTCAGTTGCCGTTCCC
This genomic interval carries:
- the leuB gene encoding 3-isopropylmalate dehydrogenase, giving the protein MTQHYRITLLPGDGIGPEIMAVAVDALKQVGQQANLTFEFHDALIGGCAIDATGNPLPPETLELCRQSDAVLLAAIGGYQWDNLPRHQRPETGLLGLRAGLGLFANLRPAKILPQLIDSSTLKREVIEGVDIMVVRELTGGIYFGQPKGIFATESGEKRGVNTMAYTETEVDRIGRVAFETARKRRGHLCSVDKANVLEVSQLWRDRITQLAADYPDVTLTHLYVDNAAMQLVRNPRQFDTIVTGNLFGDILSDEAAMLTGSIGMLPSASLGASGPGVFEPVHGSAPDIAGQDKANPLAQVLSAAMMLRYGLNQPAAADRLEQAVTTVLEQGYRTGDIMAEGMTLVGCKAMGEALLAALSA
- a CDS encoding glycosyltransferase, yielding LNGIDYDVWNPEIDRFIPHHYTKDTFELKAQNKKALRDRLLLQDVDKPIVSYVGRLDDQKGVHLVHHAIYYALNRGAQFVLLGTATEASINNWFWHEKRHLNDNPDCHLELSFNEELSHLIYAGADIIVVPSNFEPCGLTQMIGLRYGTVPVVRGVGGLVSTVFDRDYDQEHEPEARNGYVFFQTDAHALESAMGRAIDLWYQSPKEFQQLAIQGMAYDYSWKNPGDQYLNVYEYIRHK